A stretch of the Cytobacillus sp. IB215665 genome encodes the following:
- a CDS encoding YbaN family protein: MKTLQRTVLIGLGTVALICGVIGIILPLIPTTPFLLLAGFCYAKSSKKLYDKLMNNKILGEYIKNYREHKAIPMKPKIIGILIIWSSVFYTFFFLSAGIYLKVIFFIGAVVITYLILSIKTLKRDITA, encoded by the coding sequence ATGAAAACACTTCAAAGAACCGTATTGATTGGATTAGGAACAGTTGCTTTAATATGTGGTGTCATAGGTATCATATTACCCTTAATACCGACTACACCTTTTTTATTACTAGCGGGTTTTTGTTATGCTAAATCATCGAAAAAATTATATGATAAGTTAATGAATAATAAAATACTTGGGGAGTATATAAAAAACTATCGAGAGCATAAAGCGATCCCTATGAAACCCAAAATAATAGGGATTTTGATTATTTGGAGCTCAGTATTTTATACATTTTTCTTTTTGTCAGCCGGAATATATCTTAAAGTTATATTCTTTATTGGTGCAGTTGTAATCACTTATTTGATTTTATCAATTAAAACGTTGAAACGTGACATAACAGCTTAG